The following is a genomic window from Photobacterium sp. GJ3.
AGAGCCGCTTTTCAGACTGAATCTGTGATGGATGCGTCTTATGTCCGGAAACCTGTTGTCTCAGAAGACTTTACCAAAACACTGTTAAAAACCTTTATTGAACCGGACAAAATCAGAGTCTGTTTCCGGGATTACGCCGGTCAGACCCATAAAGAATCGTTGATGAAGCTCATTCAGGCATTGCATGCGCAATCGAGCGGGCCAGTCTTCTTTACACATAACGGCGTGACGGAGGTGCATTATGGCAATACCACCCGTGGGTAGCGTGACGCAATCCCAATCGGCGACACAGCTGAATTCTGCGCTTGGACAAGACGATTTTATTAAATTGTTTATGTCTCAGTTAAAGGCACAGGATCCGTTGGAGCCAGTGAATAACCAGGATTTTCTGGCACAAATGGCTCAGTTTTCATTGCTTGAATCCAGCCGGATGGCCAATGAAGAACTGAGTCAAATTAAACAACTTGTTGAGTCAACACAGGGTGTTGGTTTGATGGGGAAATTCGCGGAAACACAGTCGGCGAATGGCAGTATTTTCGGTGAGGTTGTCTCGGTCGGATTTACGCAGAATGGCACCGTTGTCAGCCTGAAAATTAAAGATGAAAACGGTCAGGATTATTATGTGAATGATCTGCCCGTCACGAAATTAAGCCGGATATATGCCGGCGAATAACCGCAAAGGATAGAACATGTTTCAGTCTTTCTATAATGGCCTGTCTGGCATGCAGACAAGCTCAAAGGCATTGGATATTGTCAGTGATAATGTTGCCAATATGCAGACGCCAGGATTTAAAGCCAAAGATGTCTTTATGAAAAGCGTCAATGGCGGTAATCAAGGATTAGGGTCTCAGGTTGCTGAATCCGGTTATCGTTATACCAACGGGGAAGTTGCACAAACCGGCAATAATACCGATGTCTTTCTGGATGGCCGGGCATTATTTGCACTGAAAGATGGCGGCAATTTTTACTATACCCGGGCCGGAATGTTTACCCTGAACGATC
Proteins encoded in this region:
- a CDS encoding flagellar hook assembly protein FlgD, translated to MAIPPVGSVTQSQSATQLNSALGQDDFIKLFMSQLKAQDPLEPVNNQDFLAQMAQFSLLESSRMANEELSQIKQLVESTQGVGLMGKFAETQSANGSIFGEVVSVGFTQNGTVVSLKIKDENGQDYYVNDLPVTKLSRIYAGE